DNA sequence from the Leptospira kanakyensis genome:
ATAAATCAAAAACCTGAAGTTGTTTATCAGAAATTTAAAAAGATAAGCCTAGATAATATTTTTATCTCATCAATTTCTGAGTTTGAACTAAAATATGGAGTTGAAAAAAGTCAAAAATCAGAACAAAATCAAAAAACTCTTAATGAATTTCTAGGATATCTAAACATCATTCCTTTCGACTCAGAATCTGCTTCTATAGCTGGATCAATAAGAACAAAACTAGAAAAAAAGGGAGAAATTATCGGCCCTTATGACTTATTCATTGCTGCACAAGCTATCGCAAATGAGATAATACTAGTCACAAACAATGAAAAAGAATTTAAGAGAATCAAAGACCTTAAAATCGAAAACTGGATTAACTAGAACGCTGACCGTCGTATAA
Encoded proteins:
- the vapC gene encoding type II toxin-antitoxin system tRNA(fMet)-specific endonuclease VapC yields the protein MNKYLLDTNICIYIINQKPEVVYQKFKKISLDNIFISSISEFELKYGVEKSQKSEQNQKTLNEFLGYLNIIPFDSESASIAGSIRTKLEKKGEIIGPYDLFIAAQAIANEIILVTNNEKEFKRIKDLKIENWIN